The Halobacterium litoreum genome includes a region encoding these proteins:
- a CDS encoding VanZ family protein, whose translation MKAHRVAAAVALAAVVGASLLPASGAGGAASSLPAGADKLLHAAGYAVVAYAAASSVDGSAPRTLVLVALGVAAVGAGVELVQPAVGRHASALDALANLAGAVAGVALNALVADWTNGGLAD comes from the coding sequence GTGAAGGCCCATCGCGTCGCCGCGGCCGTCGCGCTCGCCGCAGTCGTCGGTGCCTCGCTCCTCCCGGCGTCGGGGGCGGGCGGCGCGGCGAGCAGTCTGCCAGCGGGCGCGGACAAACTCCTGCACGCCGCCGGCTACGCCGTCGTCGCGTATGCCGCCGCGAGCAGCGTGGACGGCAGCGCACCGCGGACGCTCGTCCTCGTCGCGCTCGGCGTCGCCGCCGTCGGTGCGGGCGTCGAACTCGTCCAGCCAGCCGTGGGCCGCCACGCCAGCGCGCTGGACGCGCTCGCCAATCTCGCAGGAGCGGTGGCAGGTGTCGCTTTGAACGCGCTCGTCGCCGACTGGACGAACGGCGGCCTGGCGGATTGA
- a CDS encoding mechanosensitive ion channel family protein, whose protein sequence is MSSVQQFVVAQQSVQSALREAVNEAIAFLPNLLGAVVVLVVGWLVGRVVGRAVRRVANAAGLDERIEGSSVDRFLGREERAGAKTLGRLAAWYVYLVTVLAAANVLAIDTLSEWLSTAVSYLPAFLAGIVLIVVGFVLADFVADVVARTETVTGTGYTDVFADGLRVFLYFVALVIGLDTMGVDVAILYVFAQAAAWGVAAAIALAAGIAFGWGGKDYVQNNIADWTGSVTGPSGGAAGAQADDADDD, encoded by the coding sequence ATGTCGTCCGTACAACAGTTCGTCGTGGCACAACAGAGCGTCCAGAGCGCGCTCCGGGAGGCGGTCAACGAGGCCATCGCGTTCCTCCCGAACCTCCTCGGCGCCGTCGTCGTGCTCGTCGTCGGGTGGCTGGTCGGCCGCGTCGTCGGGCGGGCGGTGCGTCGCGTCGCGAACGCAGCGGGCCTCGACGAACGCATCGAGGGCAGCAGCGTCGACCGCTTCCTCGGGCGCGAGGAGCGCGCCGGCGCGAAGACGCTGGGCAGACTCGCGGCGTGGTACGTCTACCTCGTCACCGTGCTCGCCGCGGCGAACGTCCTCGCCATCGACACGCTCTCCGAGTGGCTGTCGACGGCGGTGTCCTACCTGCCCGCGTTCCTCGCCGGCATCGTGCTCATCGTCGTCGGGTTCGTGCTCGCGGACTTCGTCGCGGACGTCGTCGCGCGCACCGAGACCGTCACCGGCACCGGCTACACCGACGTGTTCGCGGACGGCCTGCGGGTGTTCCTCTACTTCGTCGCGCTCGTCATCGGCCTCGACACGATGGGCGTCGACGTCGCCATCCTCTACGTGTTCGCGCAGGCCGCGGCGTGGGGCGTCGCCGCTGCCATCGCGCTCGCCGCCGGCATCGCGTTCGGCTGGGGCGGGAAGGACTACGTCCAGAACAACATCGCCGACTGGACCGGGAGCGTCACCGGGCCGTCCGGGGGCGCGGCCGGCGCGCAGGCCGACGACGCCGACGACGACTGA
- a CDS encoding phosphoribosylaminoimidazolesuccinocarboxamide synthase produces MQSVKDLRVESGATRADLGRGVFEFSDRYSVFDWGEMPDLIPRKGASLCTMGAYNFELLEAEGVPTHYLGVRAEPRSARRASGEETDPRAENGETVSLADAQEAPTEMVVALTQVPDLPFADGSYDYDAFHEAGGENYLVPLEVVFRNSVPVGSSLRSRRDPAEFGLDFDSWPDEPIDLPEPVVEFSTKYEEQDRYLTREEADRIAGTASIDALETLARDVNRVVTERAERAGFVHEDGKIECLYADGDLRVADVLGTFDENRFAFEGREVSKEVVRQYYKRTDPEWVEAVSAAKREADERGVADWRALCEASPDPLSDELVQAASDVYAAGANRYTDHEWFDAPALDEALDAFE; encoded by the coding sequence GGTACTCCGTCTTCGACTGGGGCGAGATGCCCGACCTGATTCCGCGGAAGGGCGCGAGCCTCTGTACGATGGGCGCGTACAACTTCGAACTCCTCGAAGCCGAGGGCGTGCCCACGCATTATCTCGGGGTCCGGGCGGAGCCACGCTCCGCCAGACGCGCGAGCGGGGAGGAAACCGACCCGCGAGCGGAGAACGGAGAGACGGTCTCGCTCGCGGACGCCCAGGAGGCGCCGACCGAGATGGTCGTCGCGCTCACGCAGGTTCCCGACCTCCCGTTCGCGGACGGCTCGTACGACTACGACGCGTTCCACGAGGCGGGCGGCGAGAACTACCTCGTCCCCCTCGAAGTCGTGTTCCGGAACAGCGTCCCCGTCGGGTCGAGTCTGCGCTCCCGCCGCGACCCCGCGGAGTTCGGCCTCGACTTCGACTCGTGGCCCGACGAACCAATCGACCTCCCGGAGCCGGTCGTCGAGTTCTCCACGAAGTACGAGGAACAGGACCGCTATCTCACCCGCGAGGAGGCCGACCGCATCGCCGGGACGGCGAGCATCGACGCCCTCGAAACGCTCGCCCGGGACGTGAACCGCGTCGTCACCGAGCGCGCCGAGCGCGCCGGGTTCGTCCACGAGGACGGCAAAATCGAGTGCCTCTACGCCGACGGCGACCTGCGCGTCGCGGACGTGCTCGGAACGTTCGACGAGAACCGCTTCGCGTTCGAGGGCCGCGAGGTCTCCAAGGAGGTCGTCCGGCAGTACTACAAGCGCACCGACCCCGAGTGGGTCGAGGCCGTGAGCGCGGCGAAGCGCGAGGCCGACGAGCGCGGCGTCGCGGACTGGCGCGCGCTCTGCGAGGCGTCACCGGACCCGCTCTCCGACGAACTCGTGCAGGCCGCGTCCGACGTGTACGCCGCGGGCGCGAACCGGTACACCGACCACGAGTGGTTCGACGCGCCCGCGCTCGACGAGGCACTCGACGCGTTCGAGTAG